A part of Gambusia affinis linkage group LG21, SWU_Gaff_1.0, whole genome shotgun sequence genomic DNA contains:
- the LOC122824130 gene encoding enhancer of polycomb homolog 1-like isoform X1: MSKLSFRARALDACKPLPVFRCEDLPDLHEYASINRAVPQMPTGMEKEEESEHHLQRAISAQQVYGEKRDSMVIPVPEAERNIPHYELLYPGDFKMPKQLIHIQPFSLDTELPDYDLDTEDETFVNKLKKKMEITPLQFEEMIDRLEKGSGQQLVSLQEAKLLLKEDDDLIKEVFDYWSRKRKTCKSGSLIPTVKQEKRDGSSTSDPYVAFRRRTEKMQTRKNRKNDEASYEKMLKLRRDLSRAVTILEMIKKREKVKRELLHLTLEVVEKRNVMPDFGSEVMAEAQQRALVKPVYTIPIIPLSNSNQYRHQDHHMDMKDYKKPEKAEAVRTKRKYEKKPKLAPMLAPQHSGPSVFNPKDLNQYDFPSSDEEPFSQIHSGSSEAEEENDPDGCYAFRRKAGCQYYACRPDKTGNWPWVSPSEGGLGDPRYRYCLTSLNTPWRCIGLARRRMGRGGRVLMDRAHTDLGVLQSADSDPEPEPLTSPLRSSNTSTSETNTSDPAGPRPSSETPVDLSRILLNIKACRWRHFRPRTLSQHPAGGADISRSGFRDFGRTVSGLTRTLSGGSGAQNRTGPATTPVNAFTAEQYQKHQEQLALMQKQQLEQSQQQKQQQQQQQPVNNPTTTTTNTQTLVSKTLDQASAQFAASALITTDQLLGFKSKEELVLATGVNGVLTGSGVYKNLHLSSAASTLHTTNQSTHTTTVAAPTFLQPSINAAVPAPATVVPASINVTPSTHTAATAAALGLLGCGAAGAAPTTTQVLIGNNICLSVQSAASLAGRHIPRTLGNVPASALKLSTSTNLQIPKVSGASSMDMSSRDNHDEDKPALNSIADNTVAMEVT; this comes from the exons GAGCACCATCTCCAGAGAGCCATCTCTGCGCAGCAGGTCTACGGAGAGAAGCGGGACAGCATGGTCATCCCGGTCCCCGAGGCGGAGCGCAACATCCCGCACTACGAGCTGCTCTACCCCGGGGACTTCAAAATGCCAAAGCAGCTTATTCACATACAGC CTTTCAGTTTGGATACGGAGCTTCCGGACTACGACCTGGACACAGAGGATGAGACGTTTGTGAATaagctgaagaagaaaatggaaatcACGCCGCTGCAGTTTGAGGAAATGATCGATCGACTGGAGAAAGGCAGCGGACAGCAG ctcGTCAGTCTGCAGGAAgccaagctgctgctgaaggagGACGACGATCTGATCAAGGAGGTGTTTGACTACTGGAGCCGCAAGAGGAAAACCTGCAAGAGCGGTTCGCTCATCCCCACCGTCAAGCAGGAGAAGAGAGACGGCTCCAGCACCAGCGACCCCTATGTGGCCTTCCGCCGGCGGACTGAGAAGATGCAGACCAGGAAG AATCGAAAGAACGACGAGGCGTCGTACGAGAAGATGCTGAAGCTGCGCAGGGACCTGAGCCGCGCCGTCACCATCCTGGAGATGATCAAGAAGAGGGAGAAGGTCAAGAGAGAGCTGCTGCACCTCACCCTGGAGGTGGTGGAGAAAAG GAATGTGATGCCTGACTTTGGCTCTGAGGTGATGGCAGAAGCTCAGCAGCGGGCACTGGTGAAGCCCGTCTACACCATCCCCATCATCCCCCTGTCCAACAGCAACCAGTACCGACACCAGGACCACCACATGGACATGAAGGACTATAAGAAA cctGAGAAGGCAGAGGCAGTTCGAACCAAAAGGAAATATGAGAAGAAACCCAAACTGGCTCCAATGTTGGCGCCTCAACATTCAGGGCCCTCTGTGTTCAATCCTAAGGACCTCAACCAGTATGATTTCCCCAGCTCAGACGAAGAGCCGTTCTCACAG aTCCATTCAGGTTCCTctgaggcagaggaggagaatGACCCAGATGGCTGCTACGCGTTCAGGAGAAAGGCTGGCTGTCAGTATTACGCT tgTCGTCCAGACAAGACTGGCAACTGGCCCTGGGTCAGCCCGTCAGAGGGTGGGCTCGGTGACCCGCGCTACCGCTACTGTCTAACCTCCCTCAATACGCCGTGGCGCTGCATCGGTTTGGCACGGCGCCGCATGGGCAGAGGGGGCAG GGTTCTGATGGACCGAGCTCACACCGACCTGGGCGTCCTCCAGAGCGCCGACTCCGATCCGGAGCCCGAACCGCTCACCTCGCCGCTTCGCAGCTCCAACACCAGTACCTCAGAAACCAATACCTCGGACCCTGCCGGGCCCCGGCCCTCGTCGGAGACGCCTGTGGACCTCAGCCGGATTCTTTTGAACATTAAGGCGTGCCGCTGGAGGCACTTCAGACCACGGACGCTATCCCAGCACCCCGCCGGGGGAGCGGATATTTCCCGCAGTGGATTTAGGGATTTTGGCCGTACTGTGTCGGGATTAACTCGGACTCTGTCTGGGGGCTCCGGAGCCCAGAACCGCACTGGACCCGCCACCACTCCTGTTAACG cgTTCACCGCTGAGCAGTACCAGAAGCACCAGGAGCAGCTGGCTCTgatgcagaagcagcagctggagcagagccagcagcagaagcagcagcagcagcagcaacaaccgGTCAACAATCCAACAACCaccaccacaaacacacag ACCCTTGTGTCGAAAACGCTGGATCAGGCCAGCGCCCAGTTTGCTGCCTCGGCCCTCATCACCACAGATCAGCTGCTCGGCTTCAAATCCAAAGAGGAGTTGGTGCTGGCGACTGGAGTCAACGGGGTTCTGACCGGTTCTG GCGTTTATAAAAACTTGCACCTCAGCAGCGCCGCTTCCACTCTCCACACCACCAACCAGTCAACACACACTACCACGGTCGCCGCCCCGACCTTCCTGCAGCCCTCCATCAACGCCGCCGTCCCTGCGCCTGCCACCGTCGTCCCCGCCTCCATTAATGTCACCCCCAGCACCCACACGGCCGCCACCGCTGCGGCTCTGGGCTTGTTGGGATGCGGCGCCGCCGGGGCCGCCCCCACAACCACTCAGGTCCTCATCGGGAACAACATCTGCCTGAGCGTGCAGTCGGCTGCCAGCCTGGCAGGACGCCACATCCCCCGGACCCTGGGCAACGTGCCAGCCTCTGCCTTAAAGCTGTCCACCTCCACCAACCTGCAGATACCCAAAGTCTCCGGAGCATCGTCCATGGACATGAGCTCCAG GGACAACCACGACGAGGACAAGCCGGCACTGAACAGTATAGCAGACAACACAGTGGCCATGGAGGTGACGTAG
- the LOC122824130 gene encoding enhancer of polycomb homolog 1-like isoform X2 yields the protein MVIPVPEAERNIPHYELLYPGDFKMPKQLIHIQPFSLDTELPDYDLDTEDETFVNKLKKKMEITPLQFEEMIDRLEKGSGQQLVSLQEAKLLLKEDDDLIKEVFDYWSRKRKTCKSGSLIPTVKQEKRDGSSTSDPYVAFRRRTEKMQTRKNRKNDEASYEKMLKLRRDLSRAVTILEMIKKREKVKRELLHLTLEVVEKRNVMPDFGSEVMAEAQQRALVKPVYTIPIIPLSNSNQYRHQDHHMDMKDYKKPEKAEAVRTKRKYEKKPKLAPMLAPQHSGPSVFNPKDLNQYDFPSSDEEPFSQIHSGSSEAEEENDPDGCYAFRRKAGCQYYACRPDKTGNWPWVSPSEGGLGDPRYRYCLTSLNTPWRCIGLARRRMGRGGRVLMDRAHTDLGVLQSADSDPEPEPLTSPLRSSNTSTSETNTSDPAGPRPSSETPVDLSRILLNIKACRWRHFRPRTLSQHPAGGADISRSGFRDFGRTVSGLTRTLSGGSGAQNRTGPATTPVNAFTAEQYQKHQEQLALMQKQQLEQSQQQKQQQQQQQPVNNPTTTTTNTQTLVSKTLDQASAQFAASALITTDQLLGFKSKEELVLATGVNGVLTGSGVYKNLHLSSAASTLHTTNQSTHTTTVAAPTFLQPSINAAVPAPATVVPASINVTPSTHTAATAAALGLLGCGAAGAAPTTTQVLIGNNICLSVQSAASLAGRHIPRTLGNVPASALKLSTSTNLQIPKVSGASSMDMSSRDNHDEDKPALNSIADNTVAMEVT from the exons ATGGTCATCCCGGTCCCCGAGGCGGAGCGCAACATCCCGCACTACGAGCTGCTCTACCCCGGGGACTTCAAAATGCCAAAGCAGCTTATTCACATACAGC CTTTCAGTTTGGATACGGAGCTTCCGGACTACGACCTGGACACAGAGGATGAGACGTTTGTGAATaagctgaagaagaaaatggaaatcACGCCGCTGCAGTTTGAGGAAATGATCGATCGACTGGAGAAAGGCAGCGGACAGCAG ctcGTCAGTCTGCAGGAAgccaagctgctgctgaaggagGACGACGATCTGATCAAGGAGGTGTTTGACTACTGGAGCCGCAAGAGGAAAACCTGCAAGAGCGGTTCGCTCATCCCCACCGTCAAGCAGGAGAAGAGAGACGGCTCCAGCACCAGCGACCCCTATGTGGCCTTCCGCCGGCGGACTGAGAAGATGCAGACCAGGAAG AATCGAAAGAACGACGAGGCGTCGTACGAGAAGATGCTGAAGCTGCGCAGGGACCTGAGCCGCGCCGTCACCATCCTGGAGATGATCAAGAAGAGGGAGAAGGTCAAGAGAGAGCTGCTGCACCTCACCCTGGAGGTGGTGGAGAAAAG GAATGTGATGCCTGACTTTGGCTCTGAGGTGATGGCAGAAGCTCAGCAGCGGGCACTGGTGAAGCCCGTCTACACCATCCCCATCATCCCCCTGTCCAACAGCAACCAGTACCGACACCAGGACCACCACATGGACATGAAGGACTATAAGAAA cctGAGAAGGCAGAGGCAGTTCGAACCAAAAGGAAATATGAGAAGAAACCCAAACTGGCTCCAATGTTGGCGCCTCAACATTCAGGGCCCTCTGTGTTCAATCCTAAGGACCTCAACCAGTATGATTTCCCCAGCTCAGACGAAGAGCCGTTCTCACAG aTCCATTCAGGTTCCTctgaggcagaggaggagaatGACCCAGATGGCTGCTACGCGTTCAGGAGAAAGGCTGGCTGTCAGTATTACGCT tgTCGTCCAGACAAGACTGGCAACTGGCCCTGGGTCAGCCCGTCAGAGGGTGGGCTCGGTGACCCGCGCTACCGCTACTGTCTAACCTCCCTCAATACGCCGTGGCGCTGCATCGGTTTGGCACGGCGCCGCATGGGCAGAGGGGGCAG GGTTCTGATGGACCGAGCTCACACCGACCTGGGCGTCCTCCAGAGCGCCGACTCCGATCCGGAGCCCGAACCGCTCACCTCGCCGCTTCGCAGCTCCAACACCAGTACCTCAGAAACCAATACCTCGGACCCTGCCGGGCCCCGGCCCTCGTCGGAGACGCCTGTGGACCTCAGCCGGATTCTTTTGAACATTAAGGCGTGCCGCTGGAGGCACTTCAGACCACGGACGCTATCCCAGCACCCCGCCGGGGGAGCGGATATTTCCCGCAGTGGATTTAGGGATTTTGGCCGTACTGTGTCGGGATTAACTCGGACTCTGTCTGGGGGCTCCGGAGCCCAGAACCGCACTGGACCCGCCACCACTCCTGTTAACG cgTTCACCGCTGAGCAGTACCAGAAGCACCAGGAGCAGCTGGCTCTgatgcagaagcagcagctggagcagagccagcagcagaagcagcagcagcagcagcaacaaccgGTCAACAATCCAACAACCaccaccacaaacacacag ACCCTTGTGTCGAAAACGCTGGATCAGGCCAGCGCCCAGTTTGCTGCCTCGGCCCTCATCACCACAGATCAGCTGCTCGGCTTCAAATCCAAAGAGGAGTTGGTGCTGGCGACTGGAGTCAACGGGGTTCTGACCGGTTCTG GCGTTTATAAAAACTTGCACCTCAGCAGCGCCGCTTCCACTCTCCACACCACCAACCAGTCAACACACACTACCACGGTCGCCGCCCCGACCTTCCTGCAGCCCTCCATCAACGCCGCCGTCCCTGCGCCTGCCACCGTCGTCCCCGCCTCCATTAATGTCACCCCCAGCACCCACACGGCCGCCACCGCTGCGGCTCTGGGCTTGTTGGGATGCGGCGCCGCCGGGGCCGCCCCCACAACCACTCAGGTCCTCATCGGGAACAACATCTGCCTGAGCGTGCAGTCGGCTGCCAGCCTGGCAGGACGCCACATCCCCCGGACCCTGGGCAACGTGCCAGCCTCTGCCTTAAAGCTGTCCACCTCCACCAACCTGCAGATACCCAAAGTCTCCGGAGCATCGTCCATGGACATGAGCTCCAG GGACAACCACGACGAGGACAAGCCGGCACTGAACAGTATAGCAGACAACACAGTGGCCATGGAGGTGACGTAG